A region of Drosophila suzukii chromosome 2L, CBGP_Dsuzu_IsoJpt1.0, whole genome shotgun sequence DNA encodes the following proteins:
- the LOC108021058 gene encoding accessory gland protein Acp29AB-like → MEDQQKSLGAQLEAQINAEKEQKSQLEGFKKTIPENFEERLTKMEVQQTSLQEALRRIPEDLEGRMDRMEKHETDIQKDIQTRMDTQRAALLDTLSLNFTKIVRPQFEPIGSRFFYIDSKYAYNWNTAVSTCREMGGYIASVKDQEELDAITAKLDNKRYWLGINNRASKGNYLSEASGKKAQFLKWRSGEPNNIEGNERCVELVGGEMNDDMCFRNLHIICQSDNEV, encoded by the coding sequence ATGGAGGATCAACAGAAGTCTCTTGGGGCTCAATTAGAAGCTCAGATCAACGCAGAAAAGGAACAGAAATCCCAGCTGGAAGGATTTAAGAAAACCATCCCAGAAAACTTTGAGGAGAGGCTGACCAAGATGGAAGTCCAGCAGACATCATTGCAGGAAGCTCTTAGGAGGATTCCAGAGGACTTAGAGGGGAGAATGGATCGGATGGAGAAGCATGAAACCGATATACAGAAGGACATACAGACCAGGATGGACACTCAACGGGCCGCACTACTGGACACCCTTTCCCTCAATTTTACAAAGATCGTTCGGCCGCAGTTTGAGCCAATCGGCTCCAGATTTTTCTACATCGATAGCAAGTATGCATACAATTGGAATACAGCGGTGAGTACCTGTCGCGAAATGGGTGGCTATATAGCCTCCGTTAAGGACCAAGAAGAACTGGATGCAATCACGGCGAAACTGGATAATAAACGCTACTGGTTGGGCATAAACAACCGAGCCAGTAAGGGGAACTACCTGTCAGAGGCATCCGGAAAGAAAGCCCAATTTTTGAAGTGGCGAAGTGGAGAACCCAACAATATAGAGGGCAATGAGAGATGCGTTGAACTTGTTGGCGGCGAAATGAACGATGATATGTGCTTCCGAAATCTGCAtattatttgccaaagtgACAATGAAGTTTAg
- the Tbcc gene encoding tubulin-specific chaperone C, with protein MEGDSENRKDHVLERLNKRNKDRQNYLDVKSEQRSKESVQNEGVDYFSSTFTQRTLDIEQGLKDIQCAEGPASDLARNFADITLEIQDLQRYLTASTMFLSDFKIKSCQNVLNTLTSVSDETRQRLMPKKKFGFSGKKTAAKQKPNANKDIVDAKPSKIPEKLGSNFSWTIENRKNEHIVLDSSQVNGQDITISNVSHCLVELQGHPGSVQVSRASNCTLLCGPIARSFFAENLDECTLSIACQQLRLHSSRGIRIYLHVTCRAIIEDCKEIEIGEFNYDYPELEADYLASGLNKSQNNYTDVADFNWLSPDVPSPNWSLLKDHPDPNWNALRRDFIANSNNNNGHKQDVKDISII; from the coding sequence ATGGAGGGCGACTCGGAAAATCGAAAGGATCATGTCCTCGAACGCCTGAACAAGCGGAACAAGGACCGGCAGAACTATTTGGATGTGAAGTCGGAGCAGCGCTCCAAGGAATCGGTGCAAAACGAGGGCGTTGACTACTTCTCCTCGACTTTTACTCAAAGGACCTTAGATATTGAGCAGGGCCTGAAGGATATACAGTGTGCCGAGGGCCCGGCCAGCGATTTGGCCCGGAATTTCGCCGACATAACCCTGGAAATCCAGGACTTGCAGCGGTATCTCACGGCATCCACCATGTTCCTCTCCGATTTCAAGATCAAATCCTGTCAGAACGTCCTGAACACCCTGACTTCAGTGAGTGATGAAACCCGTCAGCGCCTGATGCCCAAGAAAAAGTTCGGTTTCAGTGGCAAAAAGACTGCCGCAAAGCAAAAACCCAACGCGAATAAGGACATAGTCGATGCCAAGCCCAGCAAGATTCCGGAAAAACTGGGCTCTAACTTCAGCTGGACCATTGAAAATCGAAAGAACGAGCATATAGTCTTGGATTCCAGTCAGGTTAATGGCCAGGATATTACCATTTCGAATGTAAGCCACTGTTTGGTGGAACTTCAGGGACATCCCGGCTCCGTGCAGGTGTCCCGGGCCTCAAATTGCACATTGTTGTGCGGCCCCATTGCCAGGTCCTTCTTCGCCGAGAACCTGGACGAGTGCACCCTCTCCATTGCCTGCCAGCAGCTGAGATTGCACTCTTCGCGGGGCATTCGCATATATCTCCATGTCACCTGTCGGGCCATCATCGAGGATTGCAAGGAAATTGAGATTGGCGAGTTTAACTACGATTATCCGGAGTTGGAAGCCGACTATCTGGCGTCGGGCCTGAATAAGTCCCAGAATAACTACACTGACGTGGCCGATTTCAACTGGCTTTCGCCGGATGTGCCCTCGCCGAACTGGAGCCTGCTCAAGGACCATCCCGATCCGAATTGGAATGCCTTGCGGCGGGACTTCATCGCCAATAGTAACAATAACAACGGACACAAGCAGGATGTCAAGGACATCTCCATCATTTAG
- the LOC108020982 gene encoding C-type lectin domain family 4 member M produces MYSLIAWNLCGCQSESQDNARSVCLLQDPPNQCGEFCLSVLEPLLGHIAKHQEQWNTSDALQLNDTQAKLDRIQTKLDWQAISLGDTLKKVLTQDFQDKLTRMEAHQTDIQKSMGSQLEVQINLEKQQKSLAETFKSIVPENFAEMLGKIKEEQTSLQETLKKIPLDNEKNLGRVQDQQKFLGAQLEDQKSHLEALRKTIPENFEERLTTLQENIKNIPEGLEGRLERLENNQKDMQTKMEAQQIRLMNTLTKIYAKVYWPKFERIGSSLLFIDRKNAYSWLTAVNTCREMDGFIASIKDQEELDAIKAKLGGEHFWLGINDRDSIGVYISHASGEKAPFLKWKSGEPNHGESDERCVELVNGEMNDEPCSKEKFLICQTNFDL; encoded by the coding sequence ATGTATTCATTAATTGCGTGGAATCTGTGTGGATGCCAATCGGAATCTCAGGATAACGCCCGGTCTGTATGCCTGCTGCAAGATCCGCCGAATCAGTGCGGGGAGTTCTGCCTCTCGGTGCTGGAACCCCTTTTGGGTCACATTGCCAAGCACCAGGAGCAATGGAACACCTCCGACGCCCTACAACTGAACGACACTCAAGCCAAACTGGACAGAATACAGACCAAGTTGGACTGGCAAGCCATATCCCTGGGGGATACCCTGAAGAAAGTCCTAACCCAGGACTTTCAGGATAAATTAACCAGAATGGAAGCTCACCAGACGGACATTCAAAAGTCAATGGGTTCGCAACTGGAAGTGCAGATCAATCTGGAAAAGCAGCAAAAGTCCCTGGCGGAGACTTTTAAGAGTATCGTCCCGGAAAACTTTGCGGAGATGCTGGGCAAAATTAAGGAAGAGCAGACATCTTTACAGGAGACTCTAAAGAAAATCCCACTTGATAATGAGAAGAATCTAGGCAGAGTGCAAGATCAACAGAAGTTTCTTGGGGCTCAATTAGAAGATCAGAAATCCCACCTGGAAGCTCTTAGGAAAACCATCCCAGAAAACTTCGAGGAGAGGCTGACAACATTACAGGAAAATATAAAGAATATTCCGGAGGGCTTGGAGGGAAGACTAGAGAGGTTGGAAAACAATCAGAAGGATATGCAGACAAAGATGGAGGCTCAACAGATCAGACTTATGAACACTCTTACCAAAATTTACGCAAAAGTCTATTGGCCGAAGTTTGAGCGGATCGGCTCTAGTCTTTTATTTATCGACCGCAAAAATGCATACAGTTGGCTTACAGCCGTGAACACCTGTCGCGAAATGGATGGCTTTATAGCCTCCATCAAAGACCAAGAGGAGTTGGACGCCATTAAGGCGAAACTGGGTGGCGAGCACTTCTGGCTGGGCATCAACGACCGAGACAGCATTGGGGTCTACATATCCCACGCATCCGGAGAAAAAGCTCCATTTTTGAAGTGGAAAAGCGGGGAACCCAACCACGGTGAAAGCGACGAGCGCTGCGTTGAACTTGTGAATGGCGAGATGAACGATGAACCGTGCTCCAAAGAGAAGTT